From a single Salvelinus namaycush isolate Seneca unplaced genomic scaffold, SaNama_1.0 Scaffold1810, whole genome shotgun sequence genomic region:
- the LOC120037676 gene encoding fibrinogen-like protein 1, with protein sequence MYTGYQYQDQYKLHLGEYTGNAGDALPEAHPSPSGQWNSLGAGQQGVKFSTYDHPNKDDEKCIRHDMSGWWFSKCESGNLNGHYYNGSYQAVMDDGVVWYTWHGWWYSIKSVVMMIRASDVHPAGSN encoded by the exons atgtacacggggtaccagtaccaag ACCAGTATAAGCTTCATCTGGGTGAGTACACTGGCAATGCGGGGGACGCCCTCCCCGAAGCCCACCCCTCTCCCAGTGGGCAGTGGAACAGTCTAGGGGCCGGTCAACAGGGAGTCAAGTTCAGTACCTACGACCATCCCAACAAGGACGATGAGAAGTGTATCCGCCATGACATGTCAGGGTGGTGGTTCAGCAA GTGTGAGTCTGGCAACTTGAACGGTCACTACTACAACGGgtcgtaccaagcggtgatggaTGACGGGGTGGTCTGGTACACCTGGCACGGCTGGTGGTATTCAATCAAATCCGTAGTCATGATGATCCGGGCCTCCGACGTCCATCCGGCTGGATCCAACTGA